The genomic window TTTTTCTTCATCCGTCTTTGGCTTTGACTTCCAAATCGATCCGTCGACCAAGGCGCGATCTTGCTCACGGACCAGCTTCACATCCGGAGGGAAGAACCGCAGTGCCGCGTTGGGAATTTTGGGGACGTCTTCGGTCGAGTCCACTTCAAACGAAATACTTGTGGTCATCCCAGGCAACAGTTTCATGTCTGGGTTGCTGGCGGCAATGATCACCGGATAGGTGACCACGCTCTGGTTCGCCACGCTGCTGACGCGAATTTGCTCGATCTGGCCTTCAAACACCTCATCAGGATGCGCATCGACCGTAAAGGTGACGGGACGGTTCTCTCGCTTAGCTTCTTGAATCAACCCGATGTCGGCTTCGTCGACCGAGGCAAAGACATGCACTTTCTCTCGCAAGTCCGGTGCGATCACAAACAGCTCGGGTGTTTGGAACTGGGCGGCTAGCGTTTGGCCAGGGTTGATCAGCCGGTTGATCACCATCCCGTCGACCGGGGCGGTGACTTCGCAGTAATTCAAGTTCGCCTGCGAAGTTTCCAGCGAAGCTTGGGCCTGCAGGATCGATGACTCGGCGAGCTTGCGTTGGGCTTGCAGCGCCTTGACTTCCGACACCAACGCATCCATCTCACGATCCGAGATGTAGTCTTCGTTGGCACCGCGAAGACGCTTGCCCCGCGTGTAGTTGTTCAGCGCCTGCTGCAACTGGGCTTCGACGCGTTCCAGTTCGGC from Roseimaritima ulvae includes these protein-coding regions:
- a CDS encoding efflux RND transporter periplasmic adaptor subunit, whose protein sequence is MKTIFRLLIAMLLFGATGVVSYQPALNYWKQRNKVTWETAEVLSGDITRYVNSTGTIEPVLSVSIGSFVSGPIVELNVDFNDHVKKGDVLARVDPRLFKANVDRDEATLATRMAELERVEAQLQQALNNYTRGKRLRGANEDYISDREMDALVSEVKALQAQRKLAESSILQAQASLETSQANLNYCEVTAPVDGMVINRLINPGQTLAAQFQTPELFVIAPDLREKVHVFASVDEADIGLIQEAKRENRPVTFTVDAHPDEVFEGQIEQIRVSSVANQSVVTYPVIIAASNPDMKLLPGMTTSISFEVDSTEDVPKIPNAALRFFPPDVKLVREQDRALVDGSIWKSKPKTDEEKDENANQTAAEKAEAQKKKNQRHVWIVEGEFLRAVKVTTGLTENKYTEMAEGDLEVGAKLVTGKKD